The genomic region CTCGTTTGTAAGTAGTCCAGAAAAATGACgcatataacgggtttttcaataagaacgcTAAGTTAAACGGTTtgagatatcaatgaaattctttattcctgtgaaagtacattcgatgccattatgtatggaattcgattttttttgcatggccaccacagGCACGCTTGCAGAGGTCCAGATGCTGAACCCAATTGTCGACGGTTTTCAGGTATAAATCggtcgatactgctgcaatttcacgttcgttATTTGTACGCAGTTCATCAATTGTCGCTGCCTTGTTGGCATAgatcatagacttgacgtaccctcacaggaaatagtctaacggcgtcaaattgcactgggccatttcgtgagataacacgttcaccaaacttggttttcaataaatcgattgtgaagCCACATATTGCCCATTCACAgcaacgtgccggtcttgatcatcatggaagaagtacggcccaatgacgccgcccgcccataaaccgcaccagaccgtaattttttcggaatgcaatgctgactcatggagtacatgTGGATTGCTGTCTgcccaataacgcatattttgcttattgacgtaGCCATTTAGCCGGAAATGAGCCTAATCGCTGatgatgatttttcgatgaaaatccggatcattttcaagttattgctCAGCCGAATTCATGAACATACGACAAAAACTcgtcggcttcagttcttgcgtcaatttgatcttgtgaggatgtaggccaagaccCTTTCGCAAAATTCGGGACAACGATGTCatagagatgcccaacgcttgagaacgatgTGTGAGAGACCGATTTGGGTCTTCCttaattgatgcgctagcgaaagcaatattctcgacactaccgGCACTACTTTGTCTCAATTgcacgggaacattttataTCGTGCTTgtagattcaaatttttccactagaagCAAGTGTTGATCTGACACGATGAGTATGACGACTACAAATtagacgtagcgctcttaaaattGAGGACACTACTAACTCCGAACTCGTTCTTAGGcggtatatctttccatgataaaatggcaaacttttccgaagagaaatgtcaaaatagcGTGGAAAAATATGAAGTCGTTTGCTATTcctattggtctacttttgtagcgtccctattgaaaagcCCGTTATGAATGTCAAAAACAGACCTATAAACGTCTTCGTGACGAAACCGACACACCGCTTAGGAAGAATAAACACAATTTGCTTACCTCTACGATGCCATTTTGTAATCAAATTAATGATGAGAGCTGCTATGTCGAAGAATACAGCGAGCATAAACATGAAAGCCGAACGCACATTAAACGCTGTAAGCACGATTGTTAGCAGAATTAGCATTAGACAATGTGAATGCATGAAAAGTTGAATGCGAAAGCCCAAACTCAGCAGATCCTttgagtaaaacaaaaaaatgattttaatttcaGTAAACTAAAACACTTGCAGAACTCACCTTCTTTGTACGCTCCAAGAATAATGCTGGAAAGATGGTCATACAGAAAAATATTGGACAAAAGTAGAGACCAAATATTAACCATGTTTGACTAAACCAAGTCATAGAGCGTCCAACACCGTCCATAAATACtgcaataattaaaacaaaaactgccCCCAAAGAGAGTGAGAGTAATTGTACGGCAAACGCGAGAGCGTAACGACGAATGACCGCCAACCAGCCAAGACCCGAACGTGCTGACATGAAGAAGAGCGACACACCGATGGCACATACAGCTACCACACAAACAACGCTATTGACAATGATACTGGTGTTCAACGTGTAGTATAGTATAAACCAACCGAGAAAATCATAGAAAACAACATGACCAGCTTCATTGGCCTAAGTGAGAGTTAACAGCGAGAAGAGTTATGTAAAGGGTTAATGCATTTTATTATGGGGACTTACTGTTGGATTTTCCATTTCCGGTGCGTTAGCTATAGATCTGGCAAGATGTAAGACATTATCGCCTGTATTTTGTAGTGAACCTTTCGGCAGGATATTGAAACTATCATACTCAGTGTGATAGACATAACCATTGTAGATATAAGCTATATCCAAAcctaaacaattaaaaaaaaatcaaatatgtacataaatgaccGGTTAGGTAGTGCTATTTAATGCTTACCAGGTACACCGCCGTAATCACGGAAAATTCGGAAGTCCGTATCGGATGGTATGAAATCATTCTGAAATAGTTCCTCTGCCAAGGTAGTTGCGAAGGGATGTGGCACTTTGCGGTAATAGTTCATGAGCCACGGATTGCCAGGTCCGGACTGGAATAGTAATTCGCGACCTCCCGAACCGGCAGCATCCAAATTGATTAGTGCTCTGTGTTAGAATGTGCGTTTAGTTAATAATATCAATAATCTTCTTTCAGCTCTCTACTTACTTGCAATTTTTGGCCCACTTATGCTGAGTTATAAATCCATGTGACGCCTGCAACGGATTCTCTTCGGCACCATTGAAAAGGAACACAATGGGATTTTGCAGTGGTCCACTCGACTTGGCGATAACACGTAACACCTCCAACATTGTTGCCACCATCGAAGTATCATCACCAGCACCCGGACTACCAGGCGCGCTGTCGAAGTGCGCATTTATGAGTAGATAATTTTCGCTTGTATTATTTTTCGCACTCAATTTGGCGACAACATTTTGTACACCCTGATACATATTCAACATGGTCCAATGAATATATGAACCGGTCGCTAACTGAACATCGATTTCGAGTTCGAAGCAATCGCTCATTTGTGTCTTAACCTTATTGATTTCGCTGACCAGCAGCTCAACAGCTTTTACCTCATTCGCTTCACTGCCCACCACCTTCGGACCGAGACGTGCTAAGTTGACTAGAATTTGTTCGGCACGTTCGGCTATATATGAGTCGGAATTTGTGGCCTCATCTTTAAGTGTGAGCGGTGTGGGTAAACGTACAACTTGTGTGAGAACTATGCTCAGGTAGAGTATGAACCAAAAGGCGGTGAAAAGCGGCGCATAATACCAGTTGAGTTTTTTCGGTACCTCAAAATCGACATCGATGTGATA from Bactrocera tryoni isolate S06 chromosome 3, CSIRO_BtryS06_freeze2, whole genome shotgun sequence harbors:
- the LOC120771697 gene encoding endoplasmic reticulum metallopeptidase 1-like, with product MSFKSKYHIDVDFEVPKKLNWYYAPLFTAFWFILYLSIVLTQVVRLPTPLTLKDEATNSDSYIAERAEQILVNLARLGPKVVGSEANEVKAVELLVSEINKVKTQMSDCFELEIDVQLATGSYIHWTMLNMYQGVQNVVAKLSAKNNTSENYLLINAHFDSAPGSPGAGDDTSMVATMLEVLRVIAKSSGPLQNPIVFLFNGAEENPLQASHGFITQHKWAKNCKALINLDAAGSGGRELLFQSGPGNPWLMNYYRKVPHPFATTLAEELFQNDFIPSDTDFRIFRDYGGVPGLDIAYIYNGYVYHTEYDSFNILPKGSLQNTGDNVLHLARSIANAPEMENPTANEAGHVVFYDFLGWFILYYTLNTSIIVNSVVCVVAVCAIGVSLFFMSARSGLGWLAVIRRYALAFAVQLLSLSLGAVFVLIIAVFMDGVGRSMTWFSQTWLIFGLYFCPIFFCMTIFPALFLERTKKDLLSLGFRIQLFMHSHCLMLILLTIVLTAFNVRSAFMFMLAVFFDIAALIINLITKWHRRAYWFAIAVIICQALPFLYYTSVAQEIYFTLIPMMGRSGSASNPDIRMAGIAIFFTCLFAGFIMPLYMFFRKTRTIALCFLGVTLLFIILAVTPVGFPYTPKVAAQRYSLLHAKRILHNADGTERVNESGVYIYAQDRRIHIVDDNIKSIGEKHKVTDVCNNELFCGMPIFNHRWHKARENSFWIPIDEEPNIPSVKPTLTLASKTEVDTSNVSRYNFTLTGPDHMTIFIGPKTPAKIVNWSFNDTMIRDNWEPPYFIYYSYGKDSSALDFYIDVETTDSNTQNLEIGIGAHWIHQAVERTDGYEKFIQGFPDYAYVAEWPAFYESWLF